One genomic window of Cupriavidus malaysiensis includes the following:
- a CDS encoding VacJ family lipoprotein, which produces MNRTLSIPRRAGLAACATALALTAGCATGPDANPKDPLEPLNRGVLRVNDEVDKYVMKPVAQAYDFVLPSPVQTAVSNFFSNIGDVYSAANNLLQGKPTRAVEDSLRVIFNSTLGIGGLIDIATPAGLPKYKEDFGQTLGVWGVPAGPYLVLPVFGPSTVRDTAGMLVDRYMDPSAYLHPIWLRNSLTGLRLVNTRAQLLGVSNLLEQAALDRYSFLRDAYLQRREYQIYDGNPPARDEDKDKDQSGNQGASAPAGPQPEGQTLPVTPTVPSLRIGR; this is translated from the coding sequence ATGAATCGGACGCTTTCGATCCCGCGGCGCGCCGGTCTCGCCGCCTGCGCGACCGCCTTGGCCCTGACGGCTGGCTGTGCCACCGGCCCGGACGCCAATCCCAAGGACCCGCTGGAGCCGCTCAACCGCGGCGTCCTGCGTGTCAACGACGAAGTCGACAAGTACGTGATGAAGCCGGTCGCCCAGGCTTACGACTTCGTGCTGCCATCCCCGGTGCAGACCGCGGTCAGCAACTTCTTCTCCAATATCGGCGACGTTTACTCGGCCGCCAACAACCTGCTGCAGGGCAAGCCTACGCGGGCGGTCGAGGATAGCCTGCGCGTGATCTTCAACAGCACGCTGGGCATCGGCGGGCTGATCGACATCGCCACCCCGGCCGGCCTGCCGAAGTACAAGGAAGACTTCGGCCAGACCCTGGGGGTGTGGGGCGTGCCGGCCGGCCCCTACCTGGTACTCCCGGTGTTCGGGCCGAGTACCGTGCGCGACACCGCCGGCATGCTGGTCGACCGCTACATGGATCCGTCGGCCTACCTGCATCCGATCTGGCTGCGCAACTCGCTCACGGGCCTGCGCCTGGTCAACACCCGCGCGCAACTGCTGGGCGTGTCCAACCTGCTCGAACAGGCTGCGCTGGACCGCTACTCGTTCTTGCGCGATGCCTATCTGCAGCGGCGCGAATACCAGATCTATGACGGCAACCCGCCGGCGCGCGACGAGGACAAGGATAAGGACCAGTCAGGCAACCAGGGCGCGTCCGCGCCCGCAGGCCCGCAGCCCGAGGGGCAGACCCTGCCGGTCACGCCTACCGTGCCGAGCCTGCGCATCGGCCGCTAG
- the murA gene encoding UDP-N-acetylglucosamine 1-carboxyvinyltransferase: protein MDKLEIQGNGPLRGEIRVSGAKNAALPILCAGLLCADTVSLGNVPDLQDVRTTLKLLRQMGMKAEQDGHAVTLDGSGVNRPEAPYELVKTMRASILVLGPLVARFGEARVSLPGGCAIGARPVDQHIKGLQAMGAEIAIEHGFIHARAKRLKGARVVTDMITVTGTENLLMAATLADGETVLENAAREPEVTDLARLLVKMGAQIEGIGTDRLVVRGVERLHGASHDVVADRIEAGTFLCAAAATLGDLTLRGISPAILDAVLDKLREAGARIDSGEDWIRLAMPQRPRAVSFRTSEYPAFPTDMQAQFMALDAVAEGTSRVTETIFENRFMHVQELSRLGANISVEGNTAVVTGVPRLSGAKVMATDLRASASLVIAGLVAEGETVIDRIYHLDRGYDRIEDKLSAVGAKIRRIA from the coding sequence ATGGACAAACTTGAGATCCAGGGCAACGGCCCGCTGCGCGGTGAGATCCGCGTCTCCGGGGCCAAGAACGCCGCGCTGCCGATCCTGTGCGCGGGGCTGCTCTGCGCCGACACGGTCTCGCTGGGCAACGTGCCCGACCTGCAGGACGTGCGCACCACGCTGAAGCTGCTGCGCCAGATGGGCATGAAGGCCGAGCAGGACGGCCACGCCGTCACGCTGGACGGCAGCGGCGTCAACCGGCCCGAGGCACCCTACGAGCTGGTCAAGACCATGCGCGCCTCCATCCTGGTGCTGGGGCCGCTGGTGGCCCGCTTCGGCGAGGCGCGCGTGTCGCTGCCCGGCGGCTGCGCCATCGGGGCGCGGCCGGTGGACCAGCACATCAAGGGCCTGCAGGCGATGGGGGCTGAGATCGCCATCGAGCATGGCTTTATCCATGCCCGTGCCAAGCGCCTCAAGGGCGCACGCGTGGTGACCGACATGATCACCGTGACCGGCACCGAGAACCTGCTGATGGCCGCCACGCTGGCCGACGGCGAGACCGTGCTGGAGAACGCCGCGCGCGAGCCCGAGGTGACCGACCTGGCCCGCCTGCTGGTCAAGATGGGCGCGCAGATCGAGGGCATCGGCACCGACCGGCTGGTGGTGCGGGGCGTCGAGCGCCTGCACGGCGCCAGCCATGACGTGGTTGCCGACCGCATCGAGGCCGGCACCTTCCTGTGCGCGGCTGCCGCCACGCTCGGCGACCTGACGCTGCGCGGCATCAGCCCGGCCATTCTCGACGCGGTGCTGGACAAGCTGCGCGAAGCCGGCGCGCGCATCGACAGCGGCGAGGACTGGATCCGCCTGGCGATGCCGCAGCGCCCGCGCGCGGTCAGCTTCCGTACCTCGGAGTACCCGGCCTTCCCGACCGACATGCAGGCGCAGTTCATGGCCCTGGACGCAGTCGCCGAAGGTACGTCGCGCGTCACCGAGACCATCTTCGAGAACCGCTTCATGCATGTGCAGGAACTGAGCCGGCTGGGTGCGAATATCTCGGTGGAGGGCAATACGGCGGTGGTGACCGGCGTGCCGCGCCTGTCCGGTGCCAAGGTGATGGCCACCGACCTGCGCGCTTCGGCCAGCCTGGTGATCGCCGGGCTGGTGGCCGAAGGCGAGACCGTCATCGACCGTATCTATCATCTGGACCGCGGTTACGACCGCATCGAAGACAAGCTGTCGGCGGTGGGCGCCAAGATCCGCCGCATCGCCTGA
- the hisG gene encoding ATP phosphoribosyltransferase, whose protein sequence is MNLAIRPANQLTLALSKGRIFTETMPLLEAAGIRVTENPETSRKLILPTTDPDVRVIIVRASDVPTYVQYGAADFGVAGKDVLMEHGMAGLYAPIDLNIAKCRMSVAVPAGFDYASAVHQGARLAVATKYVQTAREHFAKKGVHVDLIKLYGSMELGPLVGLADAIVDLVSTGGTLRANNLVEVEEIVQISSRLVVNQAALKLKRERLTPILDAFERASAALA, encoded by the coding sequence ATGAATCTCGCCATCCGCCCCGCCAACCAGCTGACGCTGGCTCTGTCCAAGGGCCGCATCTTCACCGAGACGATGCCGCTGCTGGAGGCTGCAGGCATCCGCGTCACCGAGAATCCGGAGACGTCGCGCAAGCTGATCCTGCCGACCACGGATCCGGACGTGCGCGTCATCATCGTGCGCGCCTCCGACGTGCCGACCTACGTGCAGTACGGTGCCGCCGATTTCGGCGTGGCCGGCAAGGACGTGCTGATGGAGCACGGCATGGCGGGCCTCTATGCACCGATCGACCTCAATATCGCCAAGTGCCGCATGTCGGTGGCGGTGCCGGCCGGTTTCGACTATGCCAGTGCCGTGCACCAGGGCGCGCGCCTGGCGGTCGCCACCAAGTACGTGCAGACCGCGCGCGAGCACTTCGCCAAGAAGGGCGTGCACGTCGACCTGATCAAGCTCTACGGCTCGATGGAACTGGGTCCGCTGGTGGGCCTGGCCGACGCCATCGTCGACCTGGTCAGCACCGGCGGCACGCTGCGCGCCAACAACCTCGTCGAGGTGGAGGAGATCGTGCAGATTTCGTCGCGGCTGGTGGTCAACCAGGCCGCGCTCAAGCTCAAGCGCGAGCGGCTCACGCCGATTCTCGACGCATTCGAACGGGCCTCGGCGGCGCTGGCCTGA
- a CDS encoding MlaC/ttg2D family ABC transporter substrate-binding protein, translating into MIKRLLLPLVTVFAFSGAAHAQTQDASTPDGLVKAVVGDVMSTVKADKDMQAGNINKITSLVEQKILPNANFQRTTQIAMGRNWSKATPEQQKVIIDEFKTLLIRTYAGAIAQIRDQTVQFRPYRGAPDDTDATIRTQVINKGEPMQLDYRLEKTPQGWKVYDINVLGAWLTEAYKGSFNTIVGQQGIDGVIKTLQDRNRQLANAKS; encoded by the coding sequence ATGATCAAGCGACTCTTGCTTCCCCTCGTGACCGTTTTCGCCTTCAGCGGCGCTGCGCATGCCCAGACGCAGGATGCTTCGACACCCGACGGGCTGGTCAAGGCCGTCGTGGGCGACGTGATGAGCACCGTCAAGGCCGACAAGGACATGCAGGCGGGCAATATCAACAAGATCACCTCGCTGGTCGAGCAGAAGATCTTGCCCAACGCCAATTTCCAGAGGACGACCCAGATCGCCATGGGCCGCAACTGGTCCAAGGCCACGCCCGAGCAGCAGAAGGTGATCATCGATGAGTTCAAGACGCTGCTGATCCGTACCTACGCCGGTGCGATCGCCCAGATCCGCGACCAGACCGTGCAGTTCCGTCCCTACCGTGGTGCGCCCGACGACACCGACGCCACCATCCGCACCCAGGTGATCAACAAGGGCGAGCCGATGCAGCTCGACTACCGCCTCGAAAAGACGCCGCAAGGCTGGAAGGTCTATGACATCAACGTGCTGGGCGCCTGGCTGACCGAGGCCTACAAGGGCAGCTTCAACACCATCGTCGGCCAGCAGGGCATCGACGGTGTCATCAAGACGCTGCAGGACCGCAACCGCCAGCTGGCCAACGCCAAGAGTTGA
- a CDS encoding YchE family NAAT transporter yields the protein MDTLKSFISLLALINPIGAIPFFISLTDQQSETEKLHTIKIASISVAVVVAVSALLGQQIIEFFNISVASLQVGGGLIMIMMAMNMLNAQTSRTKATPEEEDEAEAKASVAVVPLALPLLTGPGSISTVIVYAGKTQHWYQLLVLVAIGVVLGAVVYLVFRAADPISRVIGRTGINIGTRLMGLILSALAVEFIVDGLKTLLPVLKS from the coding sequence ATGGATACCCTCAAGTCGTTCATCTCGCTGCTGGCGCTGATCAACCCGATCGGGGCGATCCCGTTCTTCATCAGCCTGACGGACCAGCAGTCCGAGACCGAGAAGCTGCACACGATCAAGATCGCATCGATCTCGGTGGCGGTGGTGGTGGCGGTGTCGGCGCTGCTGGGGCAGCAGATCATCGAGTTCTTCAATATCTCGGTGGCGTCCCTGCAGGTCGGTGGCGGCCTGATCATGATCATGATGGCCATGAACATGCTCAACGCCCAGACCAGCCGCACCAAGGCCACGCCCGAGGAGGAGGACGAGGCCGAGGCCAAGGCCAGCGTGGCGGTGGTGCCGCTGGCGCTGCCGCTGCTGACCGGGCCGGGCTCGATCAGCACGGTGATCGTCTATGCCGGCAAGACTCAGCACTGGTACCAGTTGCTGGTGCTGGTCGCCATCGGCGTGGTGCTGGGGGCGGTGGTGTATCTGGTATTCCGCGCGGCCGACCCCATTTCCAGGGTGATCGGCCGCACCGGCATCAATATCGGCACGCGCCTGATGGGCCTGATCCTGTCGGCGCTGGCCGTGGAATTCATTGTGGACGGGCTGAAGACCCTTTTGCCTGTTTTGAAATCATGA
- the hisD gene encoding histidinol dehydrogenase, which produces MTENRTEHVVIRQLDSSEAGFAAALREVLAFEASEDEAIDRAAAQILADVKARGDAAVLEYTQRFDRVEAASLGALELSQAELEAALDELEPKRRAALEAAAARVRAYHEKQKIECGSHSWEYTESDGTVLGQKVTPLDRVGLYVPGGKAAYPSSVLMNAIPARVAGVKEVIMVVPTPGGVRNPLVLAAAQIAGVDRVFTIGGAQAVGALAYGTATLPQVDKIVGPGNAYVAAAKRRVFGTVGIDMIAGPSEILVICDGTTDPDWVAMDLFSQAEHDELAQSILLCPDARYIAAVEASIQRQLDVMPRRDVIAASLSGRGALIKVRDMDEACEIANAIAPEHLEISAENPRQWAEKIRHAGAIFLGRFTSESLGDYCAGPNHVLPTSRTARFSSPLGVYDFQKRSSLIEVSEGGAQMLGQIAAELAYGEGLQAHARSAEYRIKRS; this is translated from the coding sequence ATGACTGAAAACCGTACCGAACACGTGGTGATCCGCCAGCTCGATTCGAGCGAGGCGGGCTTCGCCGCCGCGTTGCGCGAGGTGCTGGCGTTCGAGGCTTCGGAAGACGAAGCCATCGACCGCGCCGCGGCGCAGATCCTGGCCGACGTGAAGGCGCGCGGCGATGCCGCGGTGCTGGAATACACGCAGCGTTTCGACCGCGTCGAGGCCGCCTCGCTGGGCGCGCTCGAACTGTCGCAGGCGGAGCTGGAAGCCGCGCTCGACGAGCTCGAGCCCAAGCGCCGCGCGGCGCTGGAGGCGGCGGCGGCGCGCGTGCGCGCCTACCACGAGAAGCAGAAGATCGAATGCGGCAGCCACAGCTGGGAGTACACCGAGTCCGACGGCACGGTGCTCGGCCAGAAGGTCACGCCGCTCGACCGCGTCGGCCTCTACGTGCCGGGCGGCAAGGCCGCCTATCCCTCGTCGGTGCTGATGAACGCGATTCCCGCGCGCGTGGCCGGCGTCAAGGAAGTGATCATGGTGGTGCCGACGCCGGGCGGCGTGCGCAACCCGCTGGTGCTGGCCGCCGCGCAGATCGCCGGCGTCGACCGCGTGTTCACCATCGGTGGCGCGCAGGCGGTCGGGGCGCTGGCCTACGGCACCGCCACGCTGCCGCAGGTGGACAAGATCGTCGGTCCGGGCAATGCCTATGTCGCGGCCGCCAAGCGCCGCGTGTTCGGCACGGTGGGCATCGACATGATCGCCGGGCCGTCCGAGATCCTGGTGATCTGCGACGGCACCACCGATCCCGACTGGGTGGCCATGGACCTGTTCTCGCAGGCCGAGCACGATGAACTGGCGCAATCGATCCTGCTGTGCCCGGACGCCCGCTACATCGCCGCGGTGGAGGCCAGCATCCAGCGCCAGCTCGATGTGATGCCGCGCCGCGACGTCATTGCCGCCTCGCTGTCCGGACGCGGCGCGCTGATCAAGGTGCGCGACATGGACGAGGCCTGCGAGATCGCCAACGCGATCGCGCCGGAGCACCTGGAGATCTCCGCGGAGAATCCGCGCCAGTGGGCGGAGAAGATCCGCCATGCCGGCGCCATCTTCCTAGGCCGCTTCACCAGCGAGTCGCTCGGTGACTATTGCGCCGGCCCCAACCACGTGCTGCCGACCTCGCGCACCGCGCGCTTCTCTTCCCCGCTGGGCGTCTACGATTTCCAGAAGCGCTCCAGCCTGATCGAGGTCAGCGAGGGCGGTGCGCAGATGCTGGGCCAGATCGCCGCCGAACTGGCCTACGGCGAGGGGCTGCAGGCCCACGCACGCAGCGCCGAGTACCGTATCAAGCGCAGTTGA
- the hisH gene encoding imidazole glycerol phosphate synthase subunit HisH gives MTTIAIVDYGMGNLRSVAQALRAAAPEADVRVVDAPEGIRAADRVVLPGQGAMPDCMGALGASGLQQAVLEAAASKPMLGVCVGEQMLFDSSTERRAGQGDTPCLGLMPGEVIRFELDGMTQPDGSRFKVPQMGWNRVRQVGAHPLWEGIPDDSWFYFVHSYYVRPHNPAHTAGETQYGVVFTSAVARDNIFATQFHPEKSAAMGLQLYRNFVHWNP, from the coding sequence ATGACTACCATAGCAATTGTGGATTACGGCATGGGCAACCTGCGCTCGGTCGCGCAGGCACTGCGTGCCGCGGCGCCGGAAGCGGATGTGCGGGTGGTGGATGCTCCCGAGGGTATCCGCGCCGCGGACCGGGTGGTGCTGCCCGGCCAGGGCGCGATGCCGGACTGCATGGGCGCGCTGGGAGCCTCGGGCCTGCAGCAGGCCGTGCTGGAGGCGGCGGCCAGCAAGCCGATGCTGGGCGTGTGCGTGGGCGAGCAGATGCTGTTCGACAGCAGTACCGAGCGCCGCGCCGGACAGGGCGACACGCCCTGTCTCGGACTGATGCCCGGCGAAGTGATCCGCTTCGAGCTGGACGGCATGACACAGCCGGACGGCTCCCGCTTCAAAGTTCCCCAGATGGGATGGAACCGGGTCCGGCAGGTCGGTGCCCACCCGCTGTGGGAGGGGATCCCGGACGACAGCTGGTTCTATTTCGTCCACAGCTACTACGTGCGGCCGCACAACCCGGCCCATACGGCAGGCGAAACGCAGTATGGCGTCGTGTTTACCAGTGCCGTGGCGCGCGATAATATTTTTGCCACGCAGTTCCATCCGGAAAAGAGCGCCGCGATGGGTCTGCAGCTGTACAGGAACTTCGTGCATTGGAATCCGTGA
- a CDS encoding ABC transporter permease, translating into MKAPVEFDVSDAARRLPAAVSAPGGLVGFRTLFYKEVLRFWKVSFQTVAAPVLTAILYLLIFGHVLEDRVKVYDQISYTAFLVPGLVMMSVLQNAFANSSSSLIQSKITGNLVFVLLPPLSHWEMFSAYVLASVVRGLSVGLGVLLVTAWFAHLNFAHLGWILAFAVLGAAILGTLGLIAGIWAEKFDQLAAFQNFLIMPATFLSGVFYSIHSLPPFWQGVSHANPFFYMIDGFRYGFFGVSDADPVFSLAVVGTAFLVLAALALRLLKSGYKLRH; encoded by the coding sequence ATGAAGGCGCCCGTGGAATTCGACGTGAGCGACGCCGCGCGCCGCCTGCCGGCCGCCGTCTCGGCGCCCGGCGGCCTGGTGGGTTTCCGCACGCTGTTCTACAAGGAAGTGCTGCGTTTCTGGAAGGTCAGCTTCCAGACCGTGGCCGCGCCCGTGCTGACGGCCATCCTTTACCTGCTGATCTTCGGTCACGTGCTGGAAGACCGCGTCAAGGTCTACGACCAGATCAGCTATACGGCCTTCCTGGTGCCCGGCCTGGTAATGATGAGCGTGCTGCAGAACGCCTTCGCCAACAGTTCGTCCTCGCTGATCCAGTCCAAGATCACCGGCAACCTGGTGTTCGTGCTGCTGCCGCCGCTGTCGCACTGGGAGATGTTCAGTGCCTACGTGCTGGCGTCCGTGGTGCGGGGCCTGTCGGTCGGGCTCGGCGTGCTGCTGGTCACCGCCTGGTTCGCGCACCTGAATTTCGCCCACCTGGGCTGGATCCTGGCCTTTGCCGTGCTGGGCGCCGCCATCCTCGGCACGCTCGGCCTGATCGCCGGCATCTGGGCGGAGAAATTCGACCAGCTCGCGGCGTTCCAGAACTTCCTGATCATGCCGGCCACCTTCCTGTCCGGCGTGTTCTATTCCATCCACTCGCTGCCCCCCTTCTGGCAAGGGGTGTCGCATGCGAACCCGTTCTTCTACATGATCGACGGCTTCCGCTATGGCTTCTTCGGCGTGTCCGACGCCGACCCGGTCTTCAGCCTGGCCGTGGTCGGCACCGCCTTCCTGGTGCTGGCGGCGCTGGCGCTGCGGCTGCTGAAGTCGGGCTACAAGCTGCGGCATTGA
- the hisC gene encoding histidinol-phosphate transaminase yields the protein MSAVKPSLIERIIRDDVRAMGAYHVPDAHGLVKLDAMENPYLLPPALRAELSARLGEVALNRYPVPSSDALRARLQAVMQVPAGMDVLLGNGSDEIISMLSLAAAKPGAKVLAPVPGFVMYAMSAQFAGLGFVGVPLRADFTLDRDAMLAAMAEHQPAIIYLAYPNNPTGNLFDEADMEAILRAADGAVCQSLVVVDEAYQPFAQQSWMPRLADFGNLLVMRTVSKLGLAGIRLGYVAGAPEWLAQLDKVRPPYNVNVLTEAAALFALEHVAVLDEQAARLRAERANLVAALQALPGVTVFPSAANFLLLRVPDGAQIFDRVLARKVLIKNVGKMHPLLANCLRVTVSTPEENAQFLEAFRASLQD from the coding sequence ATGTCTGCCGTAAAGCCTTCCCTGATCGAACGCATCATCCGTGACGACGTGCGCGCCATGGGCGCCTACCACGTGCCGGACGCGCATGGTCTGGTGAAGCTCGACGCCATGGAGAACCCCTACCTGCTGCCGCCCGCGCTGCGCGCCGAACTGTCCGCCCGCCTGGGCGAGGTCGCGCTCAACCGCTACCCGGTGCCGAGCAGCGACGCGCTGCGCGCCAGGCTCCAGGCGGTGATGCAGGTGCCGGCCGGCATGGATGTGCTGCTCGGCAACGGCTCCGACGAAATCATCAGCATGCTGTCGCTGGCCGCCGCCAAGCCGGGCGCCAAGGTGCTGGCGCCGGTGCCGGGCTTCGTCATGTACGCGATGTCGGCGCAGTTCGCCGGCCTGGGCTTCGTCGGCGTGCCGCTGCGCGCGGATTTCACGCTCGACCGCGACGCCATGCTGGCGGCCATGGCCGAGCACCAGCCCGCCATCATCTACCTGGCTTATCCGAACAATCCCACCGGCAACCTGTTCGACGAAGCCGACATGGAGGCCATCCTGCGCGCCGCCGACGGCGCCGTCTGCCAGAGCCTGGTGGTGGTCGACGAGGCCTACCAGCCCTTCGCCCAGCAGAGCTGGATGCCGCGCCTGGCGGACTTCGGCAACCTGCTGGTGATGCGCACCGTGTCCAAGCTTGGCCTGGCTGGCATCCGCCTGGGCTACGTGGCCGGCGCGCCGGAATGGCTGGCGCAGCTCGACAAGGTGCGTCCGCCATACAACGTCAATGTGCTGACCGAGGCCGCCGCGCTGTTCGCGCTGGAGCATGTCGCCGTGCTCGACGAGCAGGCGGCCCGGTTGCGCGCGGAACGCGCGAACCTGGTGGCGGCGTTGCAGGCGCTGCCCGGGGTCACCGTCTTCCCCAGCGCGGCCAATTTCCTGCTGCTGCGCGTGCCCGATGGCGCACAGATCTTCGACCGAGTGCTGGCGCGCAAGGTGCTGATCAAGAACGTGGGTAAAATGCACCCGTTGCTGGCCAACTGTTTGCGCGTCACGGTCAGCACCCCCGAAGAGAACGCGCAGTTTCTCGAGGCCTTCCGTGCCTCGTTGCAGGATTAA
- a CDS encoding ABC transporter ATP-binding protein gives MKAIELTDVRKRYRNLQALKGVSFSVEQGEFFGLLGPNGAGKTTLISILAGLNRADSGSVSVLGHDVVSDYRMARRMLGVVPQELVFDPFFTVRETLRLQSGYFGLTRNDDWIDEVMANLDLTNKADANMRQLSGGMKRRVLVAQALVHRPPVIVLDEPTAGVDVELRQTLWKFIARLNREGHTVILTTHYLEEAEALCDRIAMLKFGEVVALDRTSNLLTQFAGLQLQLTLASGTLPQELEALRMPANPGERGVRLRLSGYAAVEPILAACREAGCEIEDMEINKADLEDVFVQIMRREADMPGAQGASAMEVAA, from the coding sequence ATGAAAGCCATCGAACTCACCGACGTTCGCAAGCGCTACCGCAACCTGCAGGCGCTCAAGGGCGTCAGCTTCTCCGTCGAGCAGGGCGAATTCTTCGGCCTGCTCGGTCCCAACGGCGCAGGCAAGACGACGCTGATCTCGATCCTCGCGGGCCTGAACCGCGCCGACTCGGGCAGCGTCAGCGTGCTCGGGCACGATGTGGTGTCCGACTACCGCATGGCGCGCCGCATGCTGGGCGTGGTCCCGCAGGAACTGGTGTTCGACCCCTTCTTCACCGTGCGCGAGACCCTGCGCCTGCAGTCCGGCTATTTCGGCCTGACGCGCAATGACGACTGGATCGACGAGGTGATGGCCAACCTGGACCTGACCAACAAGGCCGATGCCAATATGCGCCAGCTCTCCGGTGGCATGAAGCGCCGCGTGCTGGTGGCCCAGGCCCTGGTGCACCGCCCGCCGGTGATCGTGCTCGACGAGCCGACCGCCGGCGTCGACGTGGAGTTGCGCCAGACGCTGTGGAAGTTCATCGCGCGGCTCAATCGCGAGGGCCACACGGTGATCCTGACCACCCACTACCTGGAAGAAGCCGAGGCGCTGTGCGACCGCATCGCCATGCTCAAGTTCGGCGAGGTGGTGGCGCTGGACCGCACCAGCAACCTGCTGACCCAGTTCGCCGGCCTGCAGCTCCAGCTGACGCTGGCCAGCGGCACGCTGCCACAGGAGCTCGAGGCGCTGCGCATGCCCGCCAACCCTGGCGAGCGCGGCGTGCGCCTGCGCCTGTCGGGCTATGCGGCGGTGGAACCCATCCTGGCGGCTTGCCGCGAGGCCGGCTGCGAGATCGAAGACATGGAAATCAACAAGGCCGACCTGGAAGACGTGTTTGTCCAGATCATGCGCCGCGAGGCCGACATGCCCGGCGCCCAGGGGGCGTCCGCAATGGAGGTGGCAGCATGA
- a CDS encoding BolA family protein, with product MLPTPEQVRDYIAQGLPCEHLQVEGDGQHFFATIVSGEFEGKRLIQRHQRVYAALGDRMKAEIHALSMKTLTPAEWQAADGK from the coding sequence ATGCTGCCTACACCGGAACAAGTCAGGGACTATATCGCCCAAGGTCTGCCATGCGAACACCTGCAGGTGGAGGGCGACGGTCAGCACTTCTTCGCCACCATCGTCAGCGGGGAGTTCGAGGGCAAGCGCCTCATCCAGCGGCACCAGCGCGTCTACGCGGCGCTGGGCGACCGCATGAAGGCCGAGATCCACGCGCTGTCGATGAAGACCCTGACGCCCGCCGAATGGCAGGCGGCCGACGGCAAGTAA
- a CDS encoding STAS domain-containing protein, translating into MLSLGTSLTNRNAAAVLRDGLSRLAQGEAQVDCAALAQVDSAAVAVLLALRRAADARGQALAFVGVPRQLAALAEVYGVDGLLGIPAGAAGFYASHRH; encoded by the coding sequence ATGCTCTCGCTCGGTACCTCGCTGACCAACCGCAACGCCGCCGCCGTGCTGCGTGACGGTCTGTCGCGCCTGGCGCAGGGCGAGGCGCAGGTCGATTGCGCCGCGCTGGCGCAGGTGGATTCGGCCGCTGTCGCGGTACTGCTGGCCTTGCGCCGGGCCGCCGACGCGCGTGGCCAGGCGCTGGCTTTCGTCGGCGTGCCACGCCAGCTGGCCGCACTGGCAGAGGTCTACGGCGTCGACGGCCTGCTGGGCATCCCGGCGGGTGCCGCCGGCTTCTACGCCAGCCACCGACATTGA
- the hisB gene encoding imidazoleglycerol-phosphate dehydratase HisB produces the protein MRVAEVTRNTSETQIRVSLNLDGTGRQKLASGVPFLDHMLDQIARHGMFDLEVEAKGDTHIDDHHTVEDVGITLGQAVARAIGDKKGITRYGHSYVPLDECLSRVVIDFSGRPGLEFHVPFTRARVGSFDVDLTIEFFRGFVNHAGVTLHIDNLRGINAHHQCETVFKAFGRALRMAVELDPRAAGTVPSTKGTL, from the coding sequence ATGCGTGTTGCAGAGGTCACCCGCAATACCTCCGAAACGCAGATCCGCGTTTCGCTCAATCTCGACGGCACCGGACGCCAGAAGCTGGCCTCCGGCGTGCCCTTCCTCGACCACATGCTGGACCAGATCGCCCGGCATGGCATGTTCGACCTGGAGGTCGAGGCCAAGGGCGATACGCATATCGACGACCACCATACGGTCGAGGACGTCGGCATCACGCTCGGCCAGGCCGTGGCACGTGCCATCGGCGACAAGAAGGGCATCACCCGCTACGGGCACAGCTATGTGCCGCTGGACGAATGCCTGTCGCGCGTGGTGATCGATTTCTCGGGCCGCCCGGGCCTGGAATTCCACGTGCCGTTCACGCGCGCCCGCGTGGGCAGCTTCGATGTCGACCTGACCATCGAGTTCTTCCGCGGTTTCGTCAACCATGCCGGCGTCACGCTGCATATCGACAACCTGCGCGGCATCAATGCCCACCACCAGTGCGAAACCGTGTTCAAGGCCTTCGGCCGGGCGCTGCGCATGGCGGTGGAACTGGATCCGCGCGCAGCGGGCACCGTGCCGTCCACCAAGGGTACGCTGTAA